A genomic stretch from Herpetosiphon gulosus includes:
- a CDS encoding DUF433 domain-containing protein produces MKSSYQSRITLEPGKRSGHPCIRGLRITVADILGYLAAGMTITEVLEDFPMLTYDDIVACLAYAADQGAASNA; encoded by the coding sequence ATGAAGTCATCCTATCAATCCCGCATTACCCTCGAGCCAGGCAAACGCAGCGGACATCCCTGTATTCGGGGTCTGCGCATCACGGTTGCCGATATCCTCGGCTATCTCGCCGCTGGCATGACCATTACCGAGGTGCTCGAAGATTTCCCCATGCTGACCTATGACGATATCGTGGCCTGCCTCGCCTATGCTGCCGATCAGGGAGCCGCATCGAATGCCTGA
- a CDS encoding helix-turn-helix transcriptional regulator: MAVHAALKLLITQENVARLQRREPALTIQMLAEVTGLATSTITGLTTGRANRIDFRTIDTLCRFFQVQPGALLVWTPEEDDGTLAPE; the protein is encoded by the coding sequence ATGGCAGTACATGCAGCATTGAAGTTATTGATTACCCAAGAAAATGTGGCGCGGCTCCAACGGCGTGAACCGGCGCTCACCATCCAGATGTTGGCGGAGGTGACGGGGCTGGCCACCTCGACGATTACGGGCCTGACGACGGGGCGGGCCAATCGGATTGATTTTCGCACGATTGATACCCTCTGTCGGTTCTTTCAGGTGCAGCCTGGGGCGTTGCTTGTGTGGACTCCTGAGGAGGATGACGGAACGCTTGCTCCTGAGTAA